A stretch of the Salvelinus fontinalis isolate EN_2023a chromosome 22, ASM2944872v1, whole genome shotgun sequence genome encodes the following:
- the LOC129819981 gene encoding tropomyosin alpha-3 chain isoform X5, whose product MEAVKKKMLMLKLDKENALDAAEQADTDKKAAEERSKQHEDELLQMQKKLKGTEDELDKYSEALKDAQEKLEVADKKAADAEAEVASLNRRIQLVEEELDRAQERLATALQKLEEAEKAADESERGMKVIENRALKDEEKMELQEIQLKEAKHIAEEADRKYEEVARKLLIIEGDHERTEERAELAEAKARALEEELRGFDQSLKSLQASEDQYSQKEDKYEEEIKILTDKLKEAETRAEFAERSVAKLEKTIDDLEERLANAKEENLKIHATLDQTLQDLNSF is encoded by the exons ATGGAGGCAGTCAAGAAGAAGATGCTTATGTTAAAGCTGGATAAGGAGAACGCTCTGGACGCGGCAGAACAGGCCGATACCGACAAGAAGGCAGCCGAGGAGAGGAGCAAGCAG CATGAGGATGAGTTGCTGCAGATGCAGAAGAAGCTGAAGGGGACTGAGGATGAACTGGACAAATACTCTGAGGCCTTGAAGGATGCCCAGGAGAAGTTGGAGGTTGCGGACAAGAAGGCCGCAGAT GCTGAGGCTGAGGTTGCTTCCCTGAACCGGCGTATCCAGCTGGTTGAGGAGGAGTTGGACAGGGCCCAGGAGCGACTGGCCACTGCTCTGcagaaactggaggaggcagagaAGGCTGCGGACGAAAGTGAGAG GGGCATGAAGGTGATTGAGAACCGAGCCCTGAAGGATGAGGAGAAGATGGAGCTACAGGAGATCCAGCTGAAAGAGGCCAAGCACATTGCTGAGGAGGCTGATCGCAAGTACGAGGAG gtgGCTCGTAAGCTGCTGATCATCGAGGGGGATCACGAGCGcacagaggagagggcagagCTTGCTGAGGC CAAAGCCAGGGCCCTGGAGGAGGAGCTGAGGGGTTTCGACCAATCTCTGAAGTCCCTGCAGGCCTCTGAAGACCAG TACTCCCAGAAGGAGGACAAGTATGAGGAAGAGATTAAGATCCTGACTGACAAGCTCAAAGAG GCTGAGACTCGTGCTGAGTTTGCTGAGAGGTCTGTGGCCAAGCTGGAAAAGACCATCGATGATCTGGAAG
- the LOC129819981 gene encoding tropomyosin alpha-3 chain isoform X1, translating into MEAVKKKMLMLKLDKENALDAAEQADTDKKAAEERSKQHEDELLQMQKKLKGTEDELDKYSEALKDAQEKLEVADKKAADAEAEVASLNRRIQLVEEELDRAQERLATALQKLEEAEKAADESERGMKVIENRALKDEEKMELQEIQLKEAKHIAEEADRKYEEVARKLLIIEGDHERTEERAELAEAKARALEEELRGFDQSLKSLQASEDQYSQKEDKYEEEIKILTDKLKEAETRAEFAERSVAKLEKTIDDLEDKCREAHSCCGFKNFLSPSEHPSRLCSSRSPSCQYSLIPYLVKSVPFWYFSLCCPVSFAPLTLSHYSL; encoded by the exons ATGGAGGCAGTCAAGAAGAAGATGCTTATGTTAAAGCTGGATAAGGAGAACGCTCTGGACGCGGCAGAACAGGCCGATACCGACAAGAAGGCAGCCGAGGAGAGGAGCAAGCAG CATGAGGATGAGTTGCTGCAGATGCAGAAGAAGCTGAAGGGGACTGAGGATGAACTGGACAAATACTCTGAGGCCTTGAAGGATGCCCAGGAGAAGTTGGAGGTTGCGGACAAGAAGGCCGCAGAT GCTGAGGCTGAGGTTGCTTCCCTGAACCGGCGTATCCAGCTGGTTGAGGAGGAGTTGGACAGGGCCCAGGAGCGACTGGCCACTGCTCTGcagaaactggaggaggcagagaAGGCTGCGGACGAAAGTGAGAG GGGCATGAAGGTGATTGAGAACCGAGCCCTGAAGGATGAGGAGAAGATGGAGCTACAGGAGATCCAGCTGAAAGAGGCCAAGCACATTGCTGAGGAGGCTGATCGCAAGTACGAGGAG gtgGCTCGTAAGCTGCTGATCATCGAGGGGGATCACGAGCGcacagaggagagggcagagCTTGCTGAGGC CAAAGCCAGGGCCCTGGAGGAGGAGCTGAGGGGTTTCGACCAATCTCTGAAGTCCCTGCAGGCCTCTGAAGACCAG TACTCCCAGAAGGAGGACAAGTATGAGGAAGAGATTAAGATCCTGACTGACAAGCTCAAAGAG GCTGAGACTCGTGCTGAGTTTGCTGAGAGGTCTGTGGCCAAGCTGGAAAAGACCATCGATGATCTGGAAG ATAAATGTCGGGAAGCTCACTCCTGTTGTGGTTTCAAGAATTTTCTCAGTCCTTCTGAACATCCATCTCGGCTGTGCagttctcgctctccctcctgTCAATATTCACTCATTCCTTACTTGGTTAAATCTGTTCCCTTTTGGTACTTTTCACTCTGTTGTCCTGTTTCTTTTGCCCCACTGACTCTCTCTCATTACTCATTGTGA
- the LOC129819981 gene encoding tropomyosin alpha-3 chain isoform X4: MSGNNSIDAVKRKIKVLQQQADEAEERAEILQRQVEVDKTSREQAEAEVASLNRRIQLVEEELDRAQERLATALQKLEEAEKAADESERGMKVIENRALKDEEKMELQEIQLKEAKHIAEEADRKYEEVARKLLIIEGDHERTEERAELAEAKCAELEEELKNVTNNLKSLEAQAEKYSQKEDKYEEEIKILTDKLKEAETRAEFAERSVAKLEKTIDDLEDKCREAHSCCGFKNFLSPSEHPSRLCSSRSPSCQYSLIPYLVKSVPFWYFSLCCPVSFAPLTLSHYSL; encoded by the exons ATGTCTGGAAACAACAGCATCGACGCGGTTAAGCGAAAGATTAAAGTTTTACAGCAACAGGCAGATGAAGCCGAAGAAAGAGCAGAAATTCTTCAGAGACAGGTCGAGGTGGACAAAACATCAAGAGAACAG GCTGAGGCTGAGGTTGCTTCCCTGAACCGGCGTATCCAGCTGGTTGAGGAGGAGTTGGACAGGGCCCAGGAGCGACTGGCCACTGCTCTGcagaaactggaggaggcagagaAGGCTGCGGACGAAAGTGAGAG GGGCATGAAGGTGATTGAGAACCGAGCCCTGAAGGATGAGGAGAAGATGGAGCTACAGGAGATCCAGCTGAAAGAGGCCAAGCACATTGCTGAGGAGGCTGATCGCAAGTACGAGGAG gtgGCTCGTAAGCTGCTGATCATCGAGGGGGATCACGAGCGcacagaggagagggcagagCTTGCTGAGGC TAAATGTGCTGAACTGGAGGAGGAGCTGAAAAACGTCACCAATAACCTTAAGTCCCTGGAGGCCCAGGCGGAGAAG TACTCCCAGAAGGAGGACAAGTATGAGGAAGAGATTAAGATCCTGACTGACAAGCTCAAAGAG GCTGAGACTCGTGCTGAGTTTGCTGAGAGGTCTGTGGCCAAGCTGGAAAAGACCATCGATGATCTGGAAG ATAAATGTCGGGAAGCTCACTCCTGTTGTGGTTTCAAGAATTTTCTCAGTCCTTCTGAACATCCATCTCGGCTGTGCagttctcgctctccctcctgTCAATATTCACTCATTCCTTACTTGGTTAAATCTGTTCCCTTTTGGTACTTTTCACTCTGTTGTCCTGTTTCTTTTGCCCCACTGACTCTCTCTCATTACTCATTGTGA
- the LOC129819981 gene encoding tropomyosin alpha-3 chain isoform X8 encodes MEAVKKKMLMLKLDKENALDAAEQADTDKKAAEERSKQHEDELLQMQKKLKGTEDELDKYSEALKDAQEKLEVADKKAADAEAEVASLNRRIQLVEEELDRAQERLATALQKLEEAEKAADESERGMKVIENRALKDEEKMELQEIQLKEAKHIAEEADRKYEEVARKLLIIEGDHERTEERAELAEAKCAELEEELKNVTNNLKSLEAQAEKYSQKEDKYEEEIKILTDKLKEAETRAEFAERSVAKLEKTIDDLEDELYAQKLKYKAISEELDHALNDMTSI; translated from the exons ATGGAGGCAGTCAAGAAGAAGATGCTTATGTTAAAGCTGGATAAGGAGAACGCTCTGGACGCGGCAGAACAGGCCGATACCGACAAGAAGGCAGCCGAGGAGAGGAGCAAGCAG CATGAGGATGAGTTGCTGCAGATGCAGAAGAAGCTGAAGGGGACTGAGGATGAACTGGACAAATACTCTGAGGCCTTGAAGGATGCCCAGGAGAAGTTGGAGGTTGCGGACAAGAAGGCCGCAGAT GCTGAGGCTGAGGTTGCTTCCCTGAACCGGCGTATCCAGCTGGTTGAGGAGGAGTTGGACAGGGCCCAGGAGCGACTGGCCACTGCTCTGcagaaactggaggaggcagagaAGGCTGCGGACGAAAGTGAGAG GGGCATGAAGGTGATTGAGAACCGAGCCCTGAAGGATGAGGAGAAGATGGAGCTACAGGAGATCCAGCTGAAAGAGGCCAAGCACATTGCTGAGGAGGCTGATCGCAAGTACGAGGAG gtgGCTCGTAAGCTGCTGATCATCGAGGGGGATCACGAGCGcacagaggagagggcagagCTTGCTGAGGC TAAATGTGCTGAACTGGAGGAGGAGCTGAAAAACGTCACCAATAACCTTAAGTCCCTGGAGGCCCAGGCGGAGAAG TACTCCCAGAAGGAGGACAAGTATGAGGAAGAGATTAAGATCCTGACTGACAAGCTCAAAGAG GCTGAGACTCGTGCTGAGTTTGCTGAGAGGTCTGTGGCCAAGCTGGAAAAGACCATCGATGATCTGGAAG ATGAGCTATACGCACAGAAACTGAAGTATAAGGCCATTAGTGAGGAGTTGGACCACGCCCTCAATGACATGACTTCCAT ATAA
- the LOC129819981 gene encoding tropomyosin alpha-3 chain isoform X3 codes for MSGNNSIDAVKRKIKVLQQQADEAEERAEILQRQVEVDKTSREQAEAEVASLNRRIQLVEEELDRAQERLATALQKLEEAEKAADESERGMKVIENRALKDEEKMELQEIQLKEAKHIAEEADRKYEEVARKLLIIEGDHERTEERAELAEAKARALEEELRGFDQSLKSLQASEDQYSQKEDKYEEEIKILTDKLKEAETRAEFAERSVAKLEKTIDDLEDKCREAHSCCGFKNFLSPSEHPSRLCSSRSPSCQYSLIPYLVKSVPFWYFSLCCPVSFAPLTLSHYSL; via the exons ATGTCTGGAAACAACAGCATCGACGCGGTTAAGCGAAAGATTAAAGTTTTACAGCAACAGGCAGATGAAGCCGAAGAAAGAGCAGAAATTCTTCAGAGACAGGTCGAGGTGGACAAAACATCAAGAGAACAG GCTGAGGCTGAGGTTGCTTCCCTGAACCGGCGTATCCAGCTGGTTGAGGAGGAGTTGGACAGGGCCCAGGAGCGACTGGCCACTGCTCTGcagaaactggaggaggcagagaAGGCTGCGGACGAAAGTGAGAG GGGCATGAAGGTGATTGAGAACCGAGCCCTGAAGGATGAGGAGAAGATGGAGCTACAGGAGATCCAGCTGAAAGAGGCCAAGCACATTGCTGAGGAGGCTGATCGCAAGTACGAGGAG gtgGCTCGTAAGCTGCTGATCATCGAGGGGGATCACGAGCGcacagaggagagggcagagCTTGCTGAGGC CAAAGCCAGGGCCCTGGAGGAGGAGCTGAGGGGTTTCGACCAATCTCTGAAGTCCCTGCAGGCCTCTGAAGACCAG TACTCCCAGAAGGAGGACAAGTATGAGGAAGAGATTAAGATCCTGACTGACAAGCTCAAAGAG GCTGAGACTCGTGCTGAGTTTGCTGAGAGGTCTGTGGCCAAGCTGGAAAAGACCATCGATGATCTGGAAG ATAAATGTCGGGAAGCTCACTCCTGTTGTGGTTTCAAGAATTTTCTCAGTCCTTCTGAACATCCATCTCGGCTGTGCagttctcgctctccctcctgTCAATATTCACTCATTCCTTACTTGGTTAAATCTGTTCCCTTTTGGTACTTTTCACTCTGTTGTCCTGTTTCTTTTGCCCCACTGACTCTCTCTCATTACTCATTGTGA
- the LOC129819981 gene encoding tropomyosin alpha-3 chain isoform X6: MEAVKKKMLMLKLDKENALDAAEQADTDKKAAEERSKQHEDELLQMQKKLKGTEDELDKYSEALKDAQEKLEVADKKAADAEAEVASLNRRIQLVEEELDRAQERLATALQKLEEAEKAADESERGMKVIENRALKDEEKMELQEIQLKEAKHIAEEADRKYEEVARKLLIIEGDHERTEERAELAEAKARALEEELRGFDQSLKSLQASEDQYSQKEDKYEEEIKILTDKLKEAETRAEFAERSVAKLEKTIDDLEDELYAQKLKYKAISEELDHALNDMTSI; encoded by the exons ATGGAGGCAGTCAAGAAGAAGATGCTTATGTTAAAGCTGGATAAGGAGAACGCTCTGGACGCGGCAGAACAGGCCGATACCGACAAGAAGGCAGCCGAGGAGAGGAGCAAGCAG CATGAGGATGAGTTGCTGCAGATGCAGAAGAAGCTGAAGGGGACTGAGGATGAACTGGACAAATACTCTGAGGCCTTGAAGGATGCCCAGGAGAAGTTGGAGGTTGCGGACAAGAAGGCCGCAGAT GCTGAGGCTGAGGTTGCTTCCCTGAACCGGCGTATCCAGCTGGTTGAGGAGGAGTTGGACAGGGCCCAGGAGCGACTGGCCACTGCTCTGcagaaactggaggaggcagagaAGGCTGCGGACGAAAGTGAGAG GGGCATGAAGGTGATTGAGAACCGAGCCCTGAAGGATGAGGAGAAGATGGAGCTACAGGAGATCCAGCTGAAAGAGGCCAAGCACATTGCTGAGGAGGCTGATCGCAAGTACGAGGAG gtgGCTCGTAAGCTGCTGATCATCGAGGGGGATCACGAGCGcacagaggagagggcagagCTTGCTGAGGC CAAAGCCAGGGCCCTGGAGGAGGAGCTGAGGGGTTTCGACCAATCTCTGAAGTCCCTGCAGGCCTCTGAAGACCAG TACTCCCAGAAGGAGGACAAGTATGAGGAAGAGATTAAGATCCTGACTGACAAGCTCAAAGAG GCTGAGACTCGTGCTGAGTTTGCTGAGAGGTCTGTGGCCAAGCTGGAAAAGACCATCGATGATCTGGAAG ATGAGCTATACGCACAGAAACTGAAGTATAAGGCCATTAGTGAGGAGTTGGACCACGCCCTCAATGACATGACTTCCAT ATAA
- the LOC129819981 gene encoding tropomyosin alpha-3 chain isoform X12 — protein sequence MSGNNSIDAVKRKIKVLQQQADEAEERAEILQRQVEVDKTSREQAEAEVASLNRRIQLVEEELDRAQERLATALQKLEEAEKAADESERGMKVIENRALKDEEKMELQEIQLKEAKHIAEEADRKYEEVARKLLIIEGDHERTEERAELAEAKCAELEEELKNVTNNLKSLEAQAEKYSQKEDKYEEEIKILTDKLKEAETRAEFAERSVAKLEKTIDDLEDELYAQKLKYKAISEELDHALNDMTSI from the exons ATGTCTGGAAACAACAGCATCGACGCGGTTAAGCGAAAGATTAAAGTTTTACAGCAACAGGCAGATGAAGCCGAAGAAAGAGCAGAAATTCTTCAGAGACAGGTCGAGGTGGACAAAACATCAAGAGAACAG GCTGAGGCTGAGGTTGCTTCCCTGAACCGGCGTATCCAGCTGGTTGAGGAGGAGTTGGACAGGGCCCAGGAGCGACTGGCCACTGCTCTGcagaaactggaggaggcagagaAGGCTGCGGACGAAAGTGAGAG GGGCATGAAGGTGATTGAGAACCGAGCCCTGAAGGATGAGGAGAAGATGGAGCTACAGGAGATCCAGCTGAAAGAGGCCAAGCACATTGCTGAGGAGGCTGATCGCAAGTACGAGGAG gtgGCTCGTAAGCTGCTGATCATCGAGGGGGATCACGAGCGcacagaggagagggcagagCTTGCTGAGGC TAAATGTGCTGAACTGGAGGAGGAGCTGAAAAACGTCACCAATAACCTTAAGTCCCTGGAGGCCCAGGCGGAGAAG TACTCCCAGAAGGAGGACAAGTATGAGGAAGAGATTAAGATCCTGACTGACAAGCTCAAAGAG GCTGAGACTCGTGCTGAGTTTGCTGAGAGGTCTGTGGCCAAGCTGGAAAAGACCATCGATGATCTGGAAG ATGAGCTATACGCACAGAAACTGAAGTATAAGGCCATTAGTGAGGAGTTGGACCACGCCCTCAATGACATGACTTCCAT ATAA
- the LOC129819981 gene encoding tropomyosin alpha-3 chain isoform X7: MEAVKKKMLMLKLDKENALDAAEQADTDKKAAEERSKQHEDELLQMQKKLKGTEDELDKYSEALKDAQEKLEVADKKAADAEAEVASLNRRIQLVEEELDRAQERLATALQKLEEAEKAADESERGMKVIENRALKDEEKMELQEIQLKEAKHIAEEADRKYEEVARKLLIIEGDHERTEERAELAEAKCAELEEELKNVTNNLKSLEAQAEKYSQKEDKYEEEIKILTDKLKEAETRAEFAERSVAKLEKTIDDLEERLANAKEENLKIHATLDQTLQDLNSF, encoded by the exons ATGGAGGCAGTCAAGAAGAAGATGCTTATGTTAAAGCTGGATAAGGAGAACGCTCTGGACGCGGCAGAACAGGCCGATACCGACAAGAAGGCAGCCGAGGAGAGGAGCAAGCAG CATGAGGATGAGTTGCTGCAGATGCAGAAGAAGCTGAAGGGGACTGAGGATGAACTGGACAAATACTCTGAGGCCTTGAAGGATGCCCAGGAGAAGTTGGAGGTTGCGGACAAGAAGGCCGCAGAT GCTGAGGCTGAGGTTGCTTCCCTGAACCGGCGTATCCAGCTGGTTGAGGAGGAGTTGGACAGGGCCCAGGAGCGACTGGCCACTGCTCTGcagaaactggaggaggcagagaAGGCTGCGGACGAAAGTGAGAG GGGCATGAAGGTGATTGAGAACCGAGCCCTGAAGGATGAGGAGAAGATGGAGCTACAGGAGATCCAGCTGAAAGAGGCCAAGCACATTGCTGAGGAGGCTGATCGCAAGTACGAGGAG gtgGCTCGTAAGCTGCTGATCATCGAGGGGGATCACGAGCGcacagaggagagggcagagCTTGCTGAGGC TAAATGTGCTGAACTGGAGGAGGAGCTGAAAAACGTCACCAATAACCTTAAGTCCCTGGAGGCCCAGGCGGAGAAG TACTCCCAGAAGGAGGACAAGTATGAGGAAGAGATTAAGATCCTGACTGACAAGCTCAAAGAG GCTGAGACTCGTGCTGAGTTTGCTGAGAGGTCTGTGGCCAAGCTGGAAAAGACCATCGATGATCTGGAAG
- the LOC129819981 gene encoding tropomyosin alpha-3 chain isoform X2 gives MEAVKKKMLMLKLDKENALDAAEQADTDKKAAEERSKQHEDELLQMQKKLKGTEDELDKYSEALKDAQEKLEVADKKAADAEAEVASLNRRIQLVEEELDRAQERLATALQKLEEAEKAADESERGMKVIENRALKDEEKMELQEIQLKEAKHIAEEADRKYEEVARKLLIIEGDHERTEERAELAEAKCAELEEELKNVTNNLKSLEAQAEKYSQKEDKYEEEIKILTDKLKEAETRAEFAERSVAKLEKTIDDLEDKCREAHSCCGFKNFLSPSEHPSRLCSSRSPSCQYSLIPYLVKSVPFWYFSLCCPVSFAPLTLSHYSL, from the exons ATGGAGGCAGTCAAGAAGAAGATGCTTATGTTAAAGCTGGATAAGGAGAACGCTCTGGACGCGGCAGAACAGGCCGATACCGACAAGAAGGCAGCCGAGGAGAGGAGCAAGCAG CATGAGGATGAGTTGCTGCAGATGCAGAAGAAGCTGAAGGGGACTGAGGATGAACTGGACAAATACTCTGAGGCCTTGAAGGATGCCCAGGAGAAGTTGGAGGTTGCGGACAAGAAGGCCGCAGAT GCTGAGGCTGAGGTTGCTTCCCTGAACCGGCGTATCCAGCTGGTTGAGGAGGAGTTGGACAGGGCCCAGGAGCGACTGGCCACTGCTCTGcagaaactggaggaggcagagaAGGCTGCGGACGAAAGTGAGAG GGGCATGAAGGTGATTGAGAACCGAGCCCTGAAGGATGAGGAGAAGATGGAGCTACAGGAGATCCAGCTGAAAGAGGCCAAGCACATTGCTGAGGAGGCTGATCGCAAGTACGAGGAG gtgGCTCGTAAGCTGCTGATCATCGAGGGGGATCACGAGCGcacagaggagagggcagagCTTGCTGAGGC TAAATGTGCTGAACTGGAGGAGGAGCTGAAAAACGTCACCAATAACCTTAAGTCCCTGGAGGCCCAGGCGGAGAAG TACTCCCAGAAGGAGGACAAGTATGAGGAAGAGATTAAGATCCTGACTGACAAGCTCAAAGAG GCTGAGACTCGTGCTGAGTTTGCTGAGAGGTCTGTGGCCAAGCTGGAAAAGACCATCGATGATCTGGAAG ATAAATGTCGGGAAGCTCACTCCTGTTGTGGTTTCAAGAATTTTCTCAGTCCTTCTGAACATCCATCTCGGCTGTGCagttctcgctctccctcctgTCAATATTCACTCATTCCTTACTTGGTTAAATCTGTTCCCTTTTGGTACTTTTCACTCTGTTGTCCTGTTTCTTTTGCCCCACTGACTCTCTCTCATTACTCATTGTGA
- the LOC129819981 gene encoding tropomyosin alpha-3 chain isoform X10 translates to MSGNNSIDAVKRKIKVLQQQADEAEERAEILQRQVEVDKTSREQAEAEVASLNRRIQLVEEELDRAQERLATALQKLEEAEKAADESERGMKVIENRALKDEEKMELQEIQLKEAKHIAEEADRKYEEVARKLLIIEGDHERTEERAELAEAKARALEEELRGFDQSLKSLQASEDQYSQKEDKYEEEIKILTDKLKEAETRAEFAERSVAKLEKTIDDLEDELYAQKLKYKAISEELDHALNDMTSI, encoded by the exons ATGTCTGGAAACAACAGCATCGACGCGGTTAAGCGAAAGATTAAAGTTTTACAGCAACAGGCAGATGAAGCCGAAGAAAGAGCAGAAATTCTTCAGAGACAGGTCGAGGTGGACAAAACATCAAGAGAACAG GCTGAGGCTGAGGTTGCTTCCCTGAACCGGCGTATCCAGCTGGTTGAGGAGGAGTTGGACAGGGCCCAGGAGCGACTGGCCACTGCTCTGcagaaactggaggaggcagagaAGGCTGCGGACGAAAGTGAGAG GGGCATGAAGGTGATTGAGAACCGAGCCCTGAAGGATGAGGAGAAGATGGAGCTACAGGAGATCCAGCTGAAAGAGGCCAAGCACATTGCTGAGGAGGCTGATCGCAAGTACGAGGAG gtgGCTCGTAAGCTGCTGATCATCGAGGGGGATCACGAGCGcacagaggagagggcagagCTTGCTGAGGC CAAAGCCAGGGCCCTGGAGGAGGAGCTGAGGGGTTTCGACCAATCTCTGAAGTCCCTGCAGGCCTCTGAAGACCAG TACTCCCAGAAGGAGGACAAGTATGAGGAAGAGATTAAGATCCTGACTGACAAGCTCAAAGAG GCTGAGACTCGTGCTGAGTTTGCTGAGAGGTCTGTGGCCAAGCTGGAAAAGACCATCGATGATCTGGAAG ATGAGCTATACGCACAGAAACTGAAGTATAAGGCCATTAGTGAGGAGTTGGACCACGCCCTCAATGACATGACTTCCAT ATAA